In Silene latifolia isolate original U9 population chromosome 6, ASM4854445v1, whole genome shotgun sequence, the genomic window acttcaacacgattatctgcttcatttgcctcgtgataatgcttcacatactgcccattcaccttgaaccgatttccgtcggggctttctagctcaacggatccaaatttagtaacaaATTGTCACcatataaggaccactccaccggacttgacttgccagaaaTAATCGCGATCGGGCATtaaaacagcaacaccttctgcccaacatgaaattcccgaggtaaaattcttttgtcatgccatctcttcgtcttttccttgtaaatgcgtgagctatcataggcattgagcctaaactcttccaattcatctagctgcaaaagatgattctgaccacacaacttaggatcaaagttaagctcacgaattgcccaccaagccttacattccaactcaacaggtaaatgacatgatttcccataaactaacctataaggtgatgcaccaattggtgtcttaaaggcagttctgtaggcccataatgtgtcttctaatttaagactccagtccttccgtgatttagaaactaccttagacaagatctctttaagctcgcgattagagacctcaacctgaccactagtttggggatgataccccaaaccacgccggtgttgaacaccaaccttagacagaatgaaagttagtttcttttctttaaagtgcattcccccatcactaatgacgaccctagggacaccaaatcggggaaatatgacctttttaaacatttttatcacggtcctggcatcacaatgaggtgaggcaattgcctcaacccacttcgacacataatctacagctactaaaatgtacctgttacctttactagacgggaatggtccttggaaatcaatgccccagacatcgaaaacctcaacctctaggataacattttgtggcatctcatgtctctttgaaatgttccctgatcgttggcaggcatcacaagctgaaacaaaagacttagcatcagcaaacaaagaaggccagtaaaaaccagactaaagtaccttagccacggtgcgcgatggaccgtggtgaccaccataagaagtgGAGTGACAGccctccaggactactttggtctcccactgcggaatacaccgtctgcacattccttaaataaataaggatcctcccaaaaatactgcttagcgtcaTACAGAAAACGcctcctctgctgatgagaaaggtcaggcggcagcttgccactgacaacgtagttagctatatctgcataccaaggctcttggttaacaatagacgataatatagcaaataaagaatcatcaggaaaagactcatcaataggtaaagaatttttcccttcttgtcgcgacagatgatcagctacaacgttctcagctcctttcttatctttaatctgcaaatcaaactccaggagaaggagtatccatcttaatagccgtggtttagcctccttcttggcaaggagatgcctcaaagctgcatggtcagtaaaaacagtaacttctgacccaatcaaataagaacgaaatttctctaaggcatagactacagctagcagctctttttcagtggtggtgtacttcacttgagcctcatccagagttcggctcgcatagtagattgcatttaaagctttgtctttccgttggcctaacaccgctcctagtgcatagtcactggcatcacacattaactcaaacggcaaatcccagtcgagaggctgtatgatcggcgcagagaccaaagcctgctttaacctgttaaaagcagaaagacactcatcagtaaacacaaaaggggcatccttaagtagcagctgtgtaagtggtttagcaatttttgagaaatccttgataaaccggcgataaaaggcAGCAtaaccaaggaaactcctcactcccttaacattaacaggagggggtaattgctgaatcacttccacttttgctttatcaacttctattcccctatcagaaactaagtgccctaaaacaactccctcgttgaccatgaaatggcacttctcccagttgagcacgagattaacctcaatgcagcgctgcaacactttatcaaggttagacagacagttagaaaaatcacttccataaacgctgaaatcgtccatgaaaacttccataatagactcaatatactctgaaaatatccccatcatgcacctttgaaaggtggcaggggcattacagaaaccaaaaggcatcctgcgataagcaagcacaccctgaggacaagtaaaagtagtcttagcttgatcgtctaggtgaatagggatctgaaagaaccctgaatacccgtttaaatagcagaaaaacttatgagaagctaacctttctaccatttgatcaataaaaggaaggggaaagtgatctttcttggtggcggcattcagctgtctgtaatctatacacatccgccaaccagtcactactcgagtgggtattaactcatttttgtcattcctaaccacggtagtccctcctttcttcggaaccacctgcactggactcacccatttagaatgaccaacagaatagataatacctgcgtcgagcagcttcattacctcagccatcacaacatcttgcatcttctggttgAGCCGGCGCTggccctgtctgcaaggtttgtgatcttcctccagctctatcctgtgcatacaaatatcgggactaatccccttgatatcgtccaaagaataacccaaagctttcctatttttcttaagcacagctaacaaagaagtcagctgatcattatcaagcttagcactaacaatgactagatattgctcagtatcgtctaggaaaacatattttagatgagagggaagaggcttacgctcaggtacctttacctcaatggaacaaagggtactgatcatctgttccacttgctctccctcagcgtcggtgagttcacaaTCATCTAAATCATCCTtgagcaaatccaacacagcgtcatcatcatctgggttatctgcacactcatccaaaagcataagagcctctagtgggtcctttaGAAAGGAACTCGACCAAAAGTCGTAAAGAGACTCatcaataatatcaacagaatagcatgtatcctctatcattggccgagctaaaGTGTTAGGCAAACTGAAagtaatcgcgtcatcccctactacaagagtcaaacgcccttgtttgacatcaataatggccccagctgtacaaaggaacggtcttcctaatataattggggtccgagTGTCCTCaactatgtctaaaacaatgaaatctactggtataaagaacttgcctattttcacaggcacgtcctctaagacacccaagggtctcctaacagatctatcaaccatctgtagggtaatattagtcaatttaagatgacccatattcagtttcttgcagatagataggggcatgacactgacgctggctcctaaatcacaaagagccttatcaataaccacattgcctataacacgggtaatagagaagctacccgggtctttcattttaggtggagccttatttaaaagtaaattactagactcttccaaaaatgaaacggtctcaaattcacttagctctctcttacgcgtcacaatatctttcatgaatttagcgtaagtaggtacctgggtgataagttcggtaaaagggacagttacctggaggttcttcacaacgtccacaaacttaccgtactgtcgctcgatatttgcgtccttcagacgacttggaaagggtactctggtagcaatgagtggacccgcgactttctctttacctttatcagtgcgtgacatCTTCAcaacaggggaagatgacacggtagcggaattagatgtcaAAATATGATCTCTGCTGGctctatcactcgatcgaccactttttccactcgatcgagtggtttcatcttgaaaattactcgatcgagctgtttgaaccactcgatcgagctcttggatttctggcttactcgatcgagtacaattttcactcgatcgagtaacttcatcagctaaactgttcgatcgagaagaataaattactcgatcgagttcttcaaattgagcgctactcgatcgagtagtatttttactcgatcgactatcttGATGcataatatcactcgatcgagtattattttcactcgatcgagtgtctggacaatGTACAGCAGGGATATCATCCACAAATTCGTCTAGCTCTTCTTCCGGGGcattatcagctgtcacaaccccgtcttttggcatttttggcccctcataagcaaggccacttcggagattgatGGCGTTAACTGGGTCGCATGTCGGTGGGTGAttagcttggtctttcgcgagtgttaactgcgcgacttgttctcttaagATGACAGTTTCATTCTCgttgcatttctccccaaacttTCGTGTTAAATTCAACATCAAGGACTTTAGTTCGACAATTTCCTCGTTTGTAGAAGGGGGATCTGGCTGTGGCACTGGCTTAGAAGGAGTAGAGgcatttgtcatttcttcatataattgagaaaaaggaaccccttgcttgtatttctgataagcaaggacacgctcAATTCTCGCCATACAATCAACGGCATCATGTCCCTCCATGCCGCACCTACcacatatctccacatgctcagtaatggCAAAAATTTGTGCACTCTCACCCATAAcctccgtaatctccacattacctagacttttgctaggacttccCACTTCAGCTGATACCAACTCGTTAACTTGTCCACTTCCTcagggatttccatattcggcaacatggatggccatctcctcaataagacgccacccttgatcatcttccacgtttttagtgaatctccccttagctacactatcaagaatagctctctggtttcgatataacccgttgtaaaactgggtacaaaggaaccaacgcttgaaaccgtGGTGAGGCACGGAatggacgagcttcttgaacctagtccaagccccatccaagtcttcggtaggcaattgctcaaaagaagtaatctgagctctcaaagcattggtgcgctgcggtgggaagTATCGCCTGTAAAAAGCCAAAGCaagagaactccagtcggttacaccggctgcctccctatctaaatccctcaaccattctcgggcatcatcagctaaagaaaagggaaagagaactcccttcactttgtcctgtgtcaccccagcagcaagaggaatggtagagcaatactccgtaaatagctctatatgcctgcacggatcttctttaggtacccccctgaagagatttctctcgaccagctgtatgtaggatgggtggattccaaaagttcccgactcagtagtgggtagtaagaaaccttttggaagggaattcaGATTAGGCTCAATGGTCAAGGCTATATTCGGCATTCGCGTATAGAATTTACTGATGGAACAGTATGACAATGTTCTCTTTCTAGAACAGATATCCTgcaactaatcaaaaactttgaaaaaatgagatcagtctcaaggaataaattccctgagacgaaggacaaacttaaataaagcaacaaaattgcgccacctccccggcaacggcgtcaaaatttgatagggcagtcgtatacctatcaaaaataaccaactggctctaactgatatagctagggaagtcgggtcgatcttcacagggagatgggaaaatgtcaactttgtctaagttcgtcacagtaaccaaattggggggttttagttgggttgttctaaactaatgagaatgacaaagagaaaaaggcagaagaataaagattaagcagacAAGGAAAacgcagctaagacagtcggttcaccatgatgaTTCAGTCAAGCGATCTAGGTCTCAGGTTAACGCAAGTATGGtcaaaggggcagtgaatatctccttacggtctcaattcgccctaaagcacaaatagcttagcttccgccctcactacaatgccctaatgttcgctacaagtctcaccctttccaaccttccggtccaggtcaaggtttactataaattaaatgcctaattgcgtcgactcaattagacagatacaaataagtgcagtgattaacaacaaggactacacaagcattaacctaataattcaatcactctcccttcataatcatggattccctattCTTagcaaagggaattagctacacattactatcgaatcaacagcaataatatatagataacaaggattaaacatgataataataaaaacagaAGGATCAAATAAGACAACAATGAAAGCAATAAGAGAAAGATAGAAACAAAATAATaattacgattaagaaataaaagggaaaaataataccgattacaaattGGGAATCCGATTTCTAGAGTAGTAAAgtgtaaaagaaaaaaaatgaagcaGTCAAAGATGATGTAGAAGTGAATTACGCAGTCTACTGCCTAAGCAGCATACGACAAATCttctctaaacctaatccaaaggcCTATTTataaaagcccatacgaaattaggcgcaAAAACTCAATTACagggcaaaccactcgatcgagtggaataaaaccgctcgatcgagtaacttggcgacaaacccttcgatcgagtggaaataaaccactcgatcgagtaaccccttgTAATGCCTTCTCGATGGAATactagaactgctcgatcgagtgatcttcattatataaagcattcgatcaactAGAAAAGTAGCCGATCGAGCTATTTTAGCACGTTTAGGCACTAAGACACCTTCCGaacccagctcacgcgtcttcaaagtgacagattccaagcttcgattccttgttctccataaatgtatgcaaatgggacgagtttaggcttgattcATCTTCTCTTCggtctattcctgcaatttacacaaaacgaaccaaagtagactaatcgggggtatttgtagctagatgccacgtaaaatagtacagaaatgcgtgtaaaaatgaagtaaaaaccttatataaaacacaCGCATCACACTTGGTGCAATAATAGGGAGAATCCGCACCGAATTTATGAAAGACTTGATAAGGCTCTTGCTTCAAATGACTGGCTCTTGCTATTCCCTAATATTTTTATCAAACACTTGCCTATTCCTTGATACAAATATGGTGTTTAATACCAAGAAGAATGTTTATAGGTTAGAGGCATGGTGCTTTGATCATGTCGAATGCAGTGGTCTGGTTAAAGAAAATTGGGAAATAAATGAGAAGGGCGATGCTCCTCATATCCTCTTGTCAAAATTACGTCGAATAAATAATGCGTTCAGAGTTTGGGCTTGTAACAAAAAAGACAAATGGGGTCTAAAGTAGAGTGCATTTGATCAGGATCTTGAGTCCTACCAATTGGACATCGAGAATGGTGGTGATATTGTTAATTACGAATCATGCCATAAAAAGCTTTTGGAGTTTTCACTTGTTGTTGGTGCTTATTGGCGTCAacgtgccaaaatgaaatggaaCTGTGAGGGTGACACGTGCACTAAATTTTTTTCAGTTGGGTGAAAGGGCACTCTGGTGCTAATACTATCTTGGGCATTAGGAAGGAGACTAACGAATGGACATTTGATTTAAAGGAGATTGGTGGTTTGTTTTATAAACACTTCGCATCTATCTTTAATTCTGAAGCCGAGCCCGAATGCTTTGAAGATTACTTTCATAAATACGGCTATTTATTTGAAAATCCCAAGTGTAAAGTGGGAGTAGAAGATAGTGCCAAATTGGGCCGTGTTCATTCGAAAAATGAAGTCCGTCAGGCTGTCTCCCAATTGGGACCTTTAAAGTCACCAGGTCCCGATGGTATACCAGCGGCCTTCTACCAGAAGTATTGGTCCATTGTTAAGGAGGATGTCATTAATGGAGCCCTCTACACTCTCAACTCGGGTAATGTGCACAAAGAGTTTAATAAAACTTTTATTGTTCTTATACCGAAAAATGATTGTCCGGAGAGAGTTGGGGATTTTAGGCCGATTAGCCTCTGCAATGTTATTATGAAAGTGGTTACAAAGTGTATTGCCAATAGGTTAAAAGCGGTTATGGATGACCTTGTTAGCCCATTCCAAAGTGCCTTTATCCCAAATAGGAGTAttgctgataatattgttattgCCCAAGAGCTCCTTCATGTTATTAATCATAAGGTACGGTAAGAAGGGTATGATGGATTTAAAGGCTGATATGAGTAAAGCTTATGATAGACTGAACTGAAATTTCATAAGAGGGGTGCTCTCTAGGATAAATTTGCCGGACTCTATGGTTCACCTTATTATGAGTACTATTGAATCTGTTTCTTATGAAATTCTGATTAATGGTGCTCCTCTAGAAAAAGTTGAACCTTGCAGTGGGATCAGGCAGGGGGATCCACTATCCCCGTATATTTTCGCATTGTGCACGGAAGTCCTATCTCAAATGATTCTCTATGCTCAGGATGACAACCTCATTAAGGGTATCAAAATTTGTAAGAACGGACTGACAATCTCCCATTTATTGTTCGCAGATGATTCTCTCTTTTTTATCCGTGGTGAC contains:
- the LOC141588006 gene encoding uncharacterized protein LOC141588006; this encodes MVFNTKKNVYRLEAWCFDHVECSGLVKENWEINEKGDAPHILLSKLRRINNAFRVWACNKKDKWGLNWVKGHSGANTILGIRKETNEWTFDLKEIGGLFYKHFASIFNSEAEPECFEDYFHKYGYLFENPKCKVGVEDSAKLGRVHSKNEVRQAVSQLGPLKSPGPDGIPAAFYQKYWSIVKEDVINGALYTLNSGNVHKEFNKTFIVLIPKNDCPERVGDFRPISLCNVIMKVVTKCIANRLKAVMDDLVSPFQSAFIPNRSIADNIVIAQELLHVINHKSKLLPHDGQEMLAEYTFASRHDLGNYLGLPTCIGPSKRDLFKFLADQTKRRLSSWNNIFLSAAGKLTLIRSVLFSLSLFSLSVFRILVSVTSKLHSLMVHFWWSGTRTNKSIHLCSKDFLSKPVGEGSLGFRNIGCFNQALVAKSAWRILSVPGSLISDVIGPKLGHQDDTLFQKRWKAPQASSWALKSLV